TTATGTATCCATTCTTCCAAAAATACTTTGATAAAGGTATTTTAGTCGGTTCATTAAAAGGATAAAACAAAACATTTTTAGGAGGAAATTAGAATGAGAGTGAGAAAATTTGGTTTATTAATGGTGAGTACTTTAGTGTTAGCAGCGTGTGGAAATACTGCTACAGGGCCTTCAAGTCCGGATTATAAACTATCCAATGTGACCTTACCATTAAAAGATAAAGTAACGTTAAAATTTACAACCGGTAGTTCACCACTAGCGCCTGCAGATCCAAACGATAAATTAATTTACAAACGTTTAGAAGAAGCGACTAATGTGCATATTGATTGGACGAATTATTCTACAGATTTTGCAGAAAAACGTAACTTAGACATTTCGAGTGGTGATTTACCAGATGCATTTATTAATGCTAGTGCGTCAGATGTTGATTTAATTAAATGGGCAAAAAATGGTGTGATTGTGCCATTAGAAGAATTAATTGACCAACATATGCCTAACTTGAAGAAAATATTAGATGAAAACCCACAATATCGTGCCATGATTACAGCGCCAGATGGTCATATTTATTCATTACCATGGATTGAAGAATTGGGTGCTGATAAAGAATCCATTCACAGTGTGAACGGTATGGCATGGATTAATGTTGATTGGTTGAAAAAACTTGGTTTAGAAATGCCAAAAACAACAGAAGATTTAGTAAAAGTACTAGAAGCTTTTAAAAATGACGACCCAAATGGTAACGGTCAAGCAGATGAAATTCCATTATCATTTATTAACAATGGCGGTAATGAAGACTTCAAGATTTTAATGGGTGCCTTTGGTATCGGTGATAATGATGACCACCTTGTTGTCGGTAATGATAAAAAAGTTGATTTTACAGCAGATAACGAAGAATACAAAGAAGGTATTAAATTTATGCGTGATTTGTATGAACGTGGTTTATTAGATAGTGAAGCATTTGAACAAGATTGGAATACGTATATTGCTAAAGGTTCTGAACATCGTTATGGCGTATACTTTACGTGGGATAAAGCCAATGTGACAGGTATGAATGATAGTTACGATGTGTTGCCAGTATTAGCAGGCCCAAGTGGTAAGAAACATATTACCCGTACGAATAACTTTGGTTTCCAACGTGGACGTGCCGTAATTACAAGTGCCAATAAAAACTTAGAATTAACGGCTAAATGGTTAGATGAAATGTATAAACCAGTGCAATCCGTTCAAAATAACTGGGGTACTTATGGTGATGACACACAACAAAATATTTTTGAGTATGACGAAGCGACACAATCGTTGAAACATTTACCATTAGAAGGAACCGCGCCAGGTGAATTACGTCAAAAAACAGAAGTAGGTGGCCCATTAGCGATTCTGGATGAATACTATGGTAAAGTGACAACCATGCCTGATGATGCTAAATGGCGTTTAGACTTAATGCATGAACATTATGTACCATTTATGAACAATGACTACAATTATCCACGTGTATTCATGCAAGTAGAAGACTTAGAAACAATCGAGTTAATTGAAGCGGACTTAATGGAATATGTCAACCGTAAACGTTCAGAATGGATTGTTAATGGTAACATCGACGGTGAATGGAAGGAATATCTATCAGAATTAGAACGCTTCCGCTTACCAGAATGGTTAAAAATCAAACAACAATACTTTGATGACTATATCGCAAACCAAGAATAAAACATAGTGTGAGAGAGGGCGTTCAGTCTTGAACCACTGGAGAAAGGCTACGTAGTGCGAGTATCGCACGTAGGAGACTTTTGAAGTGGATGTCAAGACTGCCCGAACGAACCAGAATAAAACATAGTGCGAGCGCGGATGTCCTGACTCGGACCACTGGAGCAAAATGTGCGGGAGTGCGTTCAGCACTCCAAGCGTTTTGTGAAGTGGATGCCGAGTCAATCCAAGCGAGCCGGAATAAGGAGGCTGTGGTGTGACAGAATTATATACTGTAGAACGAGCCAATAACTTTATTGCTCAAGCAAAAGAACAAGTAAATACACATTACCGACCAAAGGCGCATTTTGTTGCGCCAGTCGGTTGGATTAATGACCCTAATGGTTTTGTTTTTTTCCGTGGTGAATACCATTTATTTTACCAATATTTCCCATACGACAGCGTTTGGGGACCGATGCATTGGGGACATGCAAAATCCAAAGATTTAGTGCACTGGGAGCATTTACCAGTTGCTTTAGCACCAGACCAACCATATGATATTAGTGGCTGTTTTTCAGGCAGTGCGATTGTCAAAGACGATACTTTGTGGTTAATGTATACCGGGCATATTATGCGTGAAGATGGAACGGTTCGTCAAGTTCAAAACATGGCGTATTCAACAGATGGTGTGCATTTTGAAAAATTAGCAAGCAATCCAGTATTAGATGAAAAAGATTTACCAGAAGTGATTGACCCAGCTGATTTCCGTGACCCGAAAGTGTTTGAATATGACGGTAAGTATTATGCAGTCGTTGCAGCGAAATATCGTGAAAATGGCGGATGCATTGTACTCGTTGGGTCAGAAGATTTAGTTGATTGGCAATTTGAATCAATCTTCCTAAAAGGAAACGCTGAGCATGGTATTATGTGGGAATGCCCTGATTTCTTCCAATTAGATGGTGAAGATTGCTTAGTGATGTCGCCGATGCAAGTAGCACGTGACGGATTAAGTCACCATAATATTAATACGACTTACTTTATGCGTGGGAAAGTGGATTGGGAAACTAAAACCTTTGAGCCGCATACAATTGAAGAAGTTGATAACGGTCATGACTTTTATGCGCCGCAATCCATGGTAGATGATAAAGGACGTCGCATAATGATTGCCTGGATGCATACCTGGGGACGTCGTAATGTGACGAAAGAACTTGACCATCAATGGGCAATGGCGATGACTATCGCAAGGCACGTTAAGATTCAAGAGGGGACAGTGATTCAAACCCCTGTCTTACCCGCACTAACGACGTCAGTTTCATTAGATGATGTCATTGAACAAGCGATTGTTGTGGATGTTACCAATCCAGAACAAGCAAGTTTTGAGTTGCAGTATGGTAGTGATGCTGATGCCATTCGTATTCGCTATCAACAGGAAGAAAATGCCGTCTATATTAACCGTGAAGGGCTAAAAGAAGCATTGCTTGGCGAGGAAAAAATCCCAGTCATTGAACGTGGAGTAGCTGTCAAAGAAGCGGTTGTGAAAGAGCTACGCATGGTCATTGATACACATTCGATTGAAGTATTTATTAATGGTGGGTCAGCAGTGATGACCTCTAATTATTTCTTTACTCCAGCAACTGAACCACGTCTACAAGTATTGAGTGGTAACGTTGAATTAAGTGGATTTGCATTAAGTTAATGAATCAAATGTGAGGTGGTGTATAAATTTCACGGATGTCATCTTCAAAAATGACGGCGAGAAGTTTATACACCTATTTTTGTAAAGAATAATTAGTATCGCAATTTAATTAACTTTTGAGTACAATAATGGTAGATATGATGAGGAGGAGATTTCATGATAGGAGCTTTAGAAGCAGGCGGAACAAAATGTGTCTGCGCAATGTTTACAGAAGAAGGAGAACTGATTGAACGTGTCAGTATCCCCACACAAACGCCGGAGCAATCAATTCCGGCAATGATTGCTTTTTTTAAACAATATCCACAAATGCGGGCATTAGGGATTGGTTCATTTGGTCCGATTGGTGTCAATGAATCATTGGATAATTATGGTTATATTACAACGACACCAAAAGCAGGTTGGCAAAACTTTAATTTTGTGGGTGTGTTTAAAGATGAATTTAATGTACCTATTGCATGGACGACTGATGTGAATGCTGCTGCATATGGTGAAATGATGCAAGGTGCTGCTCAAGGGCTGAAAAATGTTGTTTATTTAACGGTAGGTACTGGTATCGGTGGTGGATTTGTTGTTGATGGCAATATTGTCAGTGGTTATGGACATCCTGAGTCTGGTCATATTTTAATTCGTCGTCATCAAGATGATACGTTTAAAGGTACTTGCCCGTATCACAATGATTGCTTAGAGGGAATGGCAGCAGGTCCTGCAATTGAGGCGCGTTGGGGTAAAAAAGGGGTGGAGCTAGAAGCATCGCATCCAGCATGGGCGATGGAAGCAGAGTATATTGCACAGGCATTGTATAATTATTATGTCATTTTAGGGAGTGAGAAATTTATTCTAGGTGGCGGTGTGATGAAGCAACGCCAATTATTCCCGATGATTCAACAACGTTTCGTTGAATTAAATAATGGCTATTTAGAAATACCAGCGATTGAGACCTTTATTGTGCCGCCGGCGTTGGAAGATAATGCCGGTATCACCGGTTGTTTTGAATTAGCTAAAAAATTAATAGAAGCTGAATAAACAGCTGAAGAATAAGGTGGGGGGCTTCCCACCTTATTTTTTTAGGATAGATTCACCCCATTTTTTAAGAAATGGCGTTGCGGTAGATAGAGTGAAAACGAGGCAGGAATCATTTGAAATCGAAAACAATATCATTGAGTTCTAATATAATTTAGCATATAATGAGATGGACAGAAAAACTGGAGGGAATTGGTGTGACAGAAAACCGCTTAATTTTAACATTATTTGGCGCTACAGGTGATTTAGCCGCGCGTAAATTATATCCTGCCTTGTATCGTCTATATAAAAATGGACATATTTCAACGCATTTTGCATTAGTCGGAACTGGAAGAACCGAATGGACACATCAAGAGATGCGCCAGCGTGTATCTGAGAGTGTTAAGCAAGAGGTGGATGATGCAAAACATTTGGAAGAATTTTTATCCCATGTGTATTATGTGTCGCATGATGTTAATGATACAACGCACTATCAACGTTTAAAAAATTTCCAAGAAGAATTAGATGAAAAGTATGACACAAAAGGAAATCGTATTTTCTATATTTCCTTATCACCAACCTTATTCCCGACGATTACAGGTCATTTACGTGACCAACAGCTAATAACTGATGATGGTTATAATCGATTGATTATTGAAAAACCCTTTGGACACGATACAGCGTCCGCTCAAGAATTACAACAAAGTTTGAACAACGCTTTCGATGAAAATCAAATTTTTCGTATTGACCACTACTTAGGTAAAGAAATGGTACAAGCGATTCGCAATATTCGCTTCGATAACCGTGTATTTGCCGATAGTTGGAATAATCAAGGGATTGATAATATTCAAATTAGTTTATTGGAAGAAGTCGGTGTAGAAGACCGTGGCGAGTATTACGATACCTCGGGTGCTACACGTGATATGATTCAAAATCATGCCTTACAAATATTAGCGTTGCTAGCGATGAACCAGCCAAAAGAAGCGACTGCTGAAGCCATTCAGGAAGAGAAAATTCAAGTGTTAGCGTCACTATATTACCCACAAGATGCTAAAGAAGTCAGTGAAAAATTTGTGCGTGGGCAATATGGACCAAGTAAGGAACTGAAAGGATACCGTCAAGAAGACAAGGTTAGCGAAACATCAGAAACAGAAACATATTTTGCAGCTTGTGTCGAAATTGATTTGCCACAATGGCAAGGTGTGCCATTCTTTATCCGTACAGGAAAACGCCTTAATAGTAAGGCGACAACGATTGATGTGCAGTTTAAACCGACTCAAGAAGGTGTACCAGGTAATCAATTGCATATTGAAGTGGCACCAAGAACGGGTTATCGCTTTACCGTCAATCAGAAAAAATTAGGCTATTCCCATGAGACTGAAAGTATTCCGTTGGAGTATTATTATACACCGGAACAATTAGCTGAAACGCCACAAGACTACGAGCGCTTGATTTACGAATGCATTTTAGGTGATAAGAGTCATTTCGCTCATTACTTAGAAGTAGAGCATGCGTGGAAATACATTGACCATTTATTTAGCTACTGGAATCAAGAAAAACCTGAATTTCCAAATTATGAAGCGGGCAGTCGTGGTCCAGATGCCGCCGAAGCATTATTGGCCCAGTACCACACTAACTGGCAAGAGTAAAACATACTGAGAGCGCGGGTGCACTGACGTGAACCACTGGAAAACATGGTGTGAGAGAGGGTGTTCAGTTTTGAACCACTGGAGAAAGGCATCGTAGTGCGAGCATTGCACGTAGGAGACTTTTGAAGTGGAAGTCAAGGCTGCGCAAACGGAACCGGATTAAAATGCGCGGGAGAGCGTTCAGCACTCCAAGCTTTTTGCGAAGTGGAAGTCAAGTCAATCCAAGTGAGCCGGAATAAAACATAGTGTGAGCGCGGATGCCCTGACTTGAATCACTGGAGCAAAGGACGCCGAAGCACAATAAGCGCTTCAAGAGCTATGCGAAGTGGAAGTCAAGTCAATCCAAGCGAGCCAGAATAAGACACTAACTCATTTTTTAGTTCTATTTCAGTTTTCGCTGTCTATTTTGTAGACTCTGCATCTAACAAACTTTCATTAATAAAATACTATTTCCATAAAAAAGGGCTGACTGATAATAAAAGTTATCAGTCAGTTTTATTTTTTAATTTATTTGAAAGCCTACCTCCGAAGTATAAAAATAAGGATTATAATGACGATATGTGGAAATAAAAAAATTCCAACGGTTAAGTCTCTGAATTTAAAAAATAGAAAGTCAACAGTATTGATAATCTCAATAATCAAAAAATGGTAGGTTCAGGTAGAACATATCATCTTAATTATTCATGGTATTCTTTATCTAATAAAAATAGATATGTAGATATCTATGTAAGAGGTCAAATTAACTATGTTAGTGCTAGTATGGATACTACTTTCAAAAGTTAATGGTTCAACTTGAGTTAATTAAATGGCATTAACTAATTAAAGAAAACTATCCTCACACGTTAAGTGGGAGCAATTCTCCCTATGTTCTTTCGTCTATTTTTCATGAAAAAGCATCTACTTTATTAAATTTTCTGAGAGTGCATTTTGGCTTTTGTATTTTTCGTGGTATATTCATGAAGCCAGAAGTGGGAGCAATTCTAGCGCATAGTAAAAGAGTAGATGATTGGAGGCACCTGCTCTTTTTTAGTTAGGGATATTAGTCCATCATGCTTCATAATGTGCGTGACAAAATCATAACTACTCATTAGACGGGTGATTATGATTTCTCGGAATAAATTTATGAATATTGCGCTGGCAATAAAATTGAAATAGCGATTAATAGTAACGAAAGAATAATAATGTTTGACAACAAAAATTTTTAGTCCTAATCATCCAAATCAACACGAATAATTGTTTGATAAAATTTATAAAGAATTGCATGAAAACGTTTGTATGAAAGCGCATTATCTGTTATAATAGTAGTATCAAAAGCATTGAAAGCGTATAACAGTTATAGTTTTGGCTATCAGTAAAATTGACGTACGTTTTTTCTGTTAAATGATTTCAGCGTTAACAGAAAAACACGTACGTTCTTATTTTTAGAATTAAATTACGCTAATAAAGTAGTCGAAATATTATAAAATTCTGTTATAATAATGATAAAGCTGTAGGGGCAAGGAGGATGAAAATGCAAACATCAATAGGATTACCGCATTTTAATGAAGATGTATATTTCTTCAACATAGGAAAACACCGAGAAGCGTATCGCTTCTTAGGTAGTAAGAAAGCTCAAGTGGGTGACACTACCGGCTATCAATTTAGTGTATGGGCGCCCAATGCATCCAATGTTTTTTTAACAGGGGATTTTAATTACTGGAGTCGCACACAGATGAATTGGCAAGAAGGTGGTGTTTGGACGGTCTTTGTGGCAGAAGCGCAAG
The genomic region above belongs to Aerococcaceae bacterium zg-1292 and contains:
- a CDS encoding ABC transporter substrate-binding protein yields the protein MRVRKFGLLMVSTLVLAACGNTATGPSSPDYKLSNVTLPLKDKVTLKFTTGSSPLAPADPNDKLIYKRLEEATNVHIDWTNYSTDFAEKRNLDISSGDLPDAFINASASDVDLIKWAKNGVIVPLEELIDQHMPNLKKILDENPQYRAMITAPDGHIYSLPWIEELGADKESIHSVNGMAWINVDWLKKLGLEMPKTTEDLVKVLEAFKNDDPNGNGQADEIPLSFINNGGNEDFKILMGAFGIGDNDDHLVVGNDKKVDFTADNEEYKEGIKFMRDLYERGLLDSEAFEQDWNTYIAKGSEHRYGVYFTWDKANVTGMNDSYDVLPVLAGPSGKKHITRTNNFGFQRGRAVITSANKNLELTAKWLDEMYKPVQSVQNNWGTYGDDTQQNIFEYDEATQSLKHLPLEGTAPGELRQKTEVGGPLAILDEYYGKVTTMPDDAKWRLDLMHEHYVPFMNNDYNYPRVFMQVEDLETIELIEADLMEYVNRKRSEWIVNGNIDGEWKEYLSELERFRLPEWLKIKQQYFDDYIANQE
- a CDS encoding glycoside hydrolase family 32 protein; protein product: MTELYTVERANNFIAQAKEQVNTHYRPKAHFVAPVGWINDPNGFVFFRGEYHLFYQYFPYDSVWGPMHWGHAKSKDLVHWEHLPVALAPDQPYDISGCFSGSAIVKDDTLWLMYTGHIMREDGTVRQVQNMAYSTDGVHFEKLASNPVLDEKDLPEVIDPADFRDPKVFEYDGKYYAVVAAKYRENGGCIVLVGSEDLVDWQFESIFLKGNAEHGIMWECPDFFQLDGEDCLVMSPMQVARDGLSHHNINTTYFMRGKVDWETKTFEPHTIEEVDNGHDFYAPQSMVDDKGRRIMIAWMHTWGRRNVTKELDHQWAMAMTIARHVKIQEGTVIQTPVLPALTTSVSLDDVIEQAIVVDVTNPEQASFELQYGSDADAIRIRYQQEENAVYINREGLKEALLGEEKIPVIERGVAVKEAVVKELRMVIDTHSIEVFINGGSAVMTSNYFFTPATEPRLQVLSGNVELSGFALS
- a CDS encoding glucose-6-phosphate dehydrogenase encodes the protein MRWTEKLEGIGVTENRLILTLFGATGDLAARKLYPALYRLYKNGHISTHFALVGTGRTEWTHQEMRQRVSESVKQEVDDAKHLEEFLSHVYYVSHDVNDTTHYQRLKNFQEELDEKYDTKGNRIFYISLSPTLFPTITGHLRDQQLITDDGYNRLIIEKPFGHDTASAQELQQSLNNAFDENQIFRIDHYLGKEMVQAIRNIRFDNRVFADSWNNQGIDNIQISLLEEVGVEDRGEYYDTSGATRDMIQNHALQILALLAMNQPKEATAEAIQEEKIQVLASLYYPQDAKEVSEKFVRGQYGPSKELKGYRQEDKVSETSETETYFAACVEIDLPQWQGVPFFIRTGKRLNSKATTIDVQFKPTQEGVPGNQLHIEVAPRTGYRFTVNQKKLGYSHETESIPLEYYYTPEQLAETPQDYERLIYECILGDKSHFAHYLEVEHAWKYIDHLFSYWNQEKPEFPNYEAGSRGPDAAEALLAQYHTNWQE
- a CDS encoding ROK family protein — its product is MIGALEAGGTKCVCAMFTEEGELIERVSIPTQTPEQSIPAMIAFFKQYPQMRALGIGSFGPIGVNESLDNYGYITTTPKAGWQNFNFVGVFKDEFNVPIAWTTDVNAAAYGEMMQGAAQGLKNVVYLTVGTGIGGGFVVDGNIVSGYGHPESGHILIRRHQDDTFKGTCPYHNDCLEGMAAGPAIEARWGKKGVELEASHPAWAMEAEYIAQALYNYYVILGSEKFILGGGVMKQRQLFPMIQQRFVELNNGYLEIPAIETFIVPPALEDNAGITGCFELAKKLIEAE